One genomic segment of Chelonia mydas isolate rCheMyd1 chromosome 1, rCheMyd1.pri.v2, whole genome shotgun sequence includes these proteins:
- the LOC102946649 gene encoding tubulin alpha-3 chain-like isoform X2, with amino-acid sequence MRECISVHIGQAGVQMGNACWELYCLEHGIQPNGIICLEKSLGQADSSFGTFFSETGSGKHVPRALFIDLEPTVIDEIRTGTYRSLFHPEQLISGKEDAANNYARGHYTIGKEIIDPVIDRTRKMADQCSGLQGFLVFHSFGGGTGSGFTSLLMERLSVEFGKKSKLEFSVYPAPRVSTAVVEPYNSILTTHTTLEHSDCSFMVDNEAIYDICNRNLDIEHPSYTNLNRLIAQIVSSITVSLRFDGALNVDLTEFQTNLVPYPRIHFPLTTYAPIVSAERAYHEQLSVPEITNACFEFSNQMVKCDPRRGKYMACCLLYRGDVVPKDVNAAIAGIKTRRSIQFVDWCPTGFKVGINYQPPTVVPGGDLAKVQRAVCMLSNTTAIAEAWARLDHKFDLMYAKRAFVHWYVGEGMEEGEFSEAREDMAALEKDYEEVGRDSAEEVEEGDDEY; translated from the exons ATG CGGGAGTGTATTTCTGTCCACATTGGCCAGGCCGGTGTGCAGATGGGCAATGCCTGCTGGGAGCTGTACTGTCTGGAGCACGGGATCCAGCCAAATGGAATCATCTGTTTGGAGAAGTCCTTGGGGCAAGCTGATTCTTCCTTTGGGACCTTCTTCAGCGAGACTGGGTCAGGGAAGCATGTGCCCAGAGCGCTGTTCATAGACCTGGAACCCACAGTCATTG ATGAGATCCGAACTGGGACCTACCGCTCCCTGTTCCATCCTGAGCAGCTGATCAGTGGCAAGGAGGATGCTGCCAACAACTATGCCCGTGGCCACTACACCATTGGGAAGGAAATCATAGATCCTGTGATTGATAGGACTCGTAAAATG GCTGACCAGTGCAGTGGCCTTCAAGGGTTCCTGGTCTTCCACAGCTTCGGAGGAGGCACAGGCTCTGGATTCACGTCCCTCTTGATGGAGCGTCTCTCAGTGGAGTTTGGGAAGAAGTCCAAGCTGGAGTTCTCGGTGTACCCTGCCCCACGGGTCTCCACTGCGGTGGTGGAACCCTACAATTCCATCCTGACCACCCACACCACGCTGGAGCACTCGGACTGTTCTTTCATGGTGGACAACGAGGCCATTTACGACATCTGCAACCGGAACCTTGATATTGAGCATCCCTCTTACACCAACCTGAACAGGCTGATAGCCCAGATAGTGTCCTCCATTACTGTTTCCCTGAGGTTTGATGGTGCCTTGAATGTGGATCTCACTGAATTCCAAACTAACTTGGTGCCTTATCCCCGCATACACTTCCCCCTCACTACCTATGCCCCCATAGTCTCTGCAGAGAGAGCCTACCACGAGCAGCTCTCGGTGCCTGAAATCACCAATGCTTGCTTTGAGTTCTCCAACCAGATGGTGAAATGTGACCCTCGCCGAGGCAAATACATGGCTTGCTGCCTGCTGTACCGGGGAGATGTGGTGCCCAAGGATGTGAATGCAGCTATAGCAGGCATCAAAACCAGGAGGTCCATCCAGTTTGTGGACTGGTGCCCAACTGGGTTTAAGGTGGGCATCAATTACCAGCCTCCCACGGTGGTGCCGGGGGGAGACCTGGCTAAAGTGCAGCGGGCCGTCTGCATGCTGAGCAACACCACGGCTATTGCAGAAGCCTGGGCCCGGCTGGATCACAAGTTTGACCTGATGTATGCGAAACGGGCCTTTGTGCATtggtatgtgggggaggggatggaggagggggagttCTCTGAAGCCAGGGAGGACATGGCTGCTCTCGAGAAGGACTATGAGGAAGTTGGCAGGGACTCTGCTGAGGAGGTGGAAGAAGGTGATGACGAATATTAA
- the LOC102946649 gene encoding tubulin alpha-3 chain-like isoform X1, with amino-acid sequence MQRECISVHIGQAGVQMGNACWELYCLEHGIQPNGIICLEKSLGQADSSFGTFFSETGSGKHVPRALFIDLEPTVIDEIRTGTYRSLFHPEQLISGKEDAANNYARGHYTIGKEIIDPVIDRTRKMADQCSGLQGFLVFHSFGGGTGSGFTSLLMERLSVEFGKKSKLEFSVYPAPRVSTAVVEPYNSILTTHTTLEHSDCSFMVDNEAIYDICNRNLDIEHPSYTNLNRLIAQIVSSITVSLRFDGALNVDLTEFQTNLVPYPRIHFPLTTYAPIVSAERAYHEQLSVPEITNACFEFSNQMVKCDPRRGKYMACCLLYRGDVVPKDVNAAIAGIKTRRSIQFVDWCPTGFKVGINYQPPTVVPGGDLAKVQRAVCMLSNTTAIAEAWARLDHKFDLMYAKRAFVHWYVGEGMEEGEFSEAREDMAALEKDYEEVGRDSAEEVEEGDDEY; translated from the exons ATGCAGCGGGAGTGTATTTCTGTCCACATTGGCCAGGCCGGTGTGCAGATGGGCAATGCCTGCTGGGAGCTGTACTGTCTGGAGCACGGGATCCAGCCAAATGGAATCATCTGTTTGGAGAAGTCCTTGGGGCAAGCTGATTCTTCCTTTGGGACCTTCTTCAGCGAGACTGGGTCAGGGAAGCATGTGCCCAGAGCGCTGTTCATAGACCTGGAACCCACAGTCATTG ATGAGATCCGAACTGGGACCTACCGCTCCCTGTTCCATCCTGAGCAGCTGATCAGTGGCAAGGAGGATGCTGCCAACAACTATGCCCGTGGCCACTACACCATTGGGAAGGAAATCATAGATCCTGTGATTGATAGGACTCGTAAAATG GCTGACCAGTGCAGTGGCCTTCAAGGGTTCCTGGTCTTCCACAGCTTCGGAGGAGGCACAGGCTCTGGATTCACGTCCCTCTTGATGGAGCGTCTCTCAGTGGAGTTTGGGAAGAAGTCCAAGCTGGAGTTCTCGGTGTACCCTGCCCCACGGGTCTCCACTGCGGTGGTGGAACCCTACAATTCCATCCTGACCACCCACACCACGCTGGAGCACTCGGACTGTTCTTTCATGGTGGACAACGAGGCCATTTACGACATCTGCAACCGGAACCTTGATATTGAGCATCCCTCTTACACCAACCTGAACAGGCTGATAGCCCAGATAGTGTCCTCCATTACTGTTTCCCTGAGGTTTGATGGTGCCTTGAATGTGGATCTCACTGAATTCCAAACTAACTTGGTGCCTTATCCCCGCATACACTTCCCCCTCACTACCTATGCCCCCATAGTCTCTGCAGAGAGAGCCTACCACGAGCAGCTCTCGGTGCCTGAAATCACCAATGCTTGCTTTGAGTTCTCCAACCAGATGGTGAAATGTGACCCTCGCCGAGGCAAATACATGGCTTGCTGCCTGCTGTACCGGGGAGATGTGGTGCCCAAGGATGTGAATGCAGCTATAGCAGGCATCAAAACCAGGAGGTCCATCCAGTTTGTGGACTGGTGCCCAACTGGGTTTAAGGTGGGCATCAATTACCAGCCTCCCACGGTGGTGCCGGGGGGAGACCTGGCTAAAGTGCAGCGGGCCGTCTGCATGCTGAGCAACACCACGGCTATTGCAGAAGCCTGGGCCCGGCTGGATCACAAGTTTGACCTGATGTATGCGAAACGGGCCTTTGTGCATtggtatgtgggggaggggatggaggagggggagttCTCTGAAGCCAGGGAGGACATGGCTGCTCTCGAGAAGGACTATGAGGAAGTTGGCAGGGACTCTGCTGAGGAGGTGGAAGAAGGTGATGACGAATATTAA
- the LOC102932721 gene encoding tubulin alpha-3 chain-like isoform X2 — translation MRECISVHIGQAGVQMGNACWELYCLEHGIQPNGIICLEKSLGQADSSFGTFFSETGSGKHVPRALFIDLEPTVIDEIRTGTYRSLFHPEQLISGKEDAANNYARGHYTIGKEIIDPVIDRTRKMADQCSGLQGFLVFHSFGGGTGSGFTSLLMERLSVEFGKKSKLEFSVYPAPRVSTAVVEPYNSILTTHTTLEHSDCSFMVDNEAIYDICNRNLNIERPSYTNLNRLIAQIVSSITASLRFDGALNVDLTEFQTNLVPYPRIHFPLTTYAPIVSAERAYHEQLSVPEITNACFEFSNQMVKCDPRRGKYMACCLLYRGDVVPKDVNAAIAAVKTRRSIQFVDWCPTGFKVGINYQPPTVVPGGDLAKVQRAVCMLSNTTAIAEAWARLDHKFDLMYAKRAFVHWYVGEGMEEGEFSEAREDMAALEKDYEEVGRDSADGDEEVEEGEDY, via the exons ATG CGGGAGTGTATTTCTGTCCACATTGGCCAGGCCGGCGTGCAGATGGGCAATGCCTGCTGGGAGCTGTACTGTCTGGAGCATGGGATCCAGCCAAATGGAATAATCTGTTTGGAGAAGTCCTTGGGGCAAGCTGATTCTTCCTTTGGGACCTTCTTCAGCGAGACTGGGTCAGGGAAGCATGTGCCCAGAGCACTGTTCATAGACCTGGAACCCACAGTCATTG ATGAGATCCGAACTGGGACCTACCGCTCCCTGTTCCATCCTGAGCAGCTGATCAGTGGCAAGGAGGATGCTGCCAACAACTATGCCCGTGGCCACTACACCATTGGGAAGGAAATCATAGATCCTGTGATTGATAGGACTCGTAAAATG GCTGACCAGTGCAGTGGCCTTCAAGGGTTCCTGGTCTTCCACAGCTTTGGAGGAGGCACAGGCTCTGGATTCACGTCCCTCTTGATGGAGCGTCTCTCAGTGGAGTTTGGGAAGAAGTCCAAGCTGGAGTTCTCGGTGTACCCTGCCCCACGGGTCTCCACTGCGGTGGTGGAACCCTACAATTCCATCCTGACCACCCACACCACGCTGGAGCACTCAGACTGTTCTTTCATGGTGGACAACGAGGCCATTTACGACATCTGCAACCGGAACCTCAATATCGAGCGTCCCTCCTACACCAACCTGAACAGGCTGATAGCCCAGATAGTGTCCTCCATCACTGCTTCCCTGAGGTTTGATGGTGCCTTGAATGTGGATCTCACTGAATTCCAAACTAATTTGGTGCCTTATCCGCGCATACACTTCCCCCTCACTACCTATGCCCCCATAGTCTCTGCAGAGAGAGCCTACCACGAGCAGCTCTCGGTGCCTGAAATCACCAATGCTTGCTTTGAGTTCTCCAACCAGATGGTGAAATGTGACCCTCGCCGAGGCAAATACATGGCTTGCTGCCTGCTGTACCGGGGGGATGTGGTGCCCAAGGATGTGAATGCGGCTATAGCAGCCGTCAAAACCAGGAGGTCCATCCAGTTTGTGGACTGGTGCCCAACTGGGTTTAAGGTGGGCATCAATTACCAGCCCCCCACAGTGGTGCCGGGGGGAGACCTGGCTAAAGTGCAGCGGGCCGTCTGCATGCTGAGCAACACCACGGCTATTGCAGAAGCCTGGGCCCGGCTGGATCACAAGTTTGACCTGATGTACGCGAAACGGGCCTTTGTGCATtggtatgtgggggaggggatggaggagggggagttCTCTGAAGCCAGGGAGGACATGGCCGCTCTCGAGAAGGACTATGAGGAAGTCGGCAGGGACTCTGCAGATGGGgatgaggaggtggaggagggagaagattATTAA
- the LOC102932721 gene encoding tubulin alpha-3 chain-like isoform X1, with protein MQRECISVHIGQAGVQMGNACWELYCLEHGIQPNGIICLEKSLGQADSSFGTFFSETGSGKHVPRALFIDLEPTVIDEIRTGTYRSLFHPEQLISGKEDAANNYARGHYTIGKEIIDPVIDRTRKMADQCSGLQGFLVFHSFGGGTGSGFTSLLMERLSVEFGKKSKLEFSVYPAPRVSTAVVEPYNSILTTHTTLEHSDCSFMVDNEAIYDICNRNLNIERPSYTNLNRLIAQIVSSITASLRFDGALNVDLTEFQTNLVPYPRIHFPLTTYAPIVSAERAYHEQLSVPEITNACFEFSNQMVKCDPRRGKYMACCLLYRGDVVPKDVNAAIAAVKTRRSIQFVDWCPTGFKVGINYQPPTVVPGGDLAKVQRAVCMLSNTTAIAEAWARLDHKFDLMYAKRAFVHWYVGEGMEEGEFSEAREDMAALEKDYEEVGRDSADGDEEVEEGEDY; from the exons ATGCAGCGGGAGTGTATTTCTGTCCACATTGGCCAGGCCGGCGTGCAGATGGGCAATGCCTGCTGGGAGCTGTACTGTCTGGAGCATGGGATCCAGCCAAATGGAATAATCTGTTTGGAGAAGTCCTTGGGGCAAGCTGATTCTTCCTTTGGGACCTTCTTCAGCGAGACTGGGTCAGGGAAGCATGTGCCCAGAGCACTGTTCATAGACCTGGAACCCACAGTCATTG ATGAGATCCGAACTGGGACCTACCGCTCCCTGTTCCATCCTGAGCAGCTGATCAGTGGCAAGGAGGATGCTGCCAACAACTATGCCCGTGGCCACTACACCATTGGGAAGGAAATCATAGATCCTGTGATTGATAGGACTCGTAAAATG GCTGACCAGTGCAGTGGCCTTCAAGGGTTCCTGGTCTTCCACAGCTTTGGAGGAGGCACAGGCTCTGGATTCACGTCCCTCTTGATGGAGCGTCTCTCAGTGGAGTTTGGGAAGAAGTCCAAGCTGGAGTTCTCGGTGTACCCTGCCCCACGGGTCTCCACTGCGGTGGTGGAACCCTACAATTCCATCCTGACCACCCACACCACGCTGGAGCACTCAGACTGTTCTTTCATGGTGGACAACGAGGCCATTTACGACATCTGCAACCGGAACCTCAATATCGAGCGTCCCTCCTACACCAACCTGAACAGGCTGATAGCCCAGATAGTGTCCTCCATCACTGCTTCCCTGAGGTTTGATGGTGCCTTGAATGTGGATCTCACTGAATTCCAAACTAATTTGGTGCCTTATCCGCGCATACACTTCCCCCTCACTACCTATGCCCCCATAGTCTCTGCAGAGAGAGCCTACCACGAGCAGCTCTCGGTGCCTGAAATCACCAATGCTTGCTTTGAGTTCTCCAACCAGATGGTGAAATGTGACCCTCGCCGAGGCAAATACATGGCTTGCTGCCTGCTGTACCGGGGGGATGTGGTGCCCAAGGATGTGAATGCGGCTATAGCAGCCGTCAAAACCAGGAGGTCCATCCAGTTTGTGGACTGGTGCCCAACTGGGTTTAAGGTGGGCATCAATTACCAGCCCCCCACAGTGGTGCCGGGGGGAGACCTGGCTAAAGTGCAGCGGGCCGTCTGCATGCTGAGCAACACCACGGCTATTGCAGAAGCCTGGGCCCGGCTGGATCACAAGTTTGACCTGATGTACGCGAAACGGGCCTTTGTGCATtggtatgtgggggaggggatggaggagggggagttCTCTGAAGCCAGGGAGGACATGGCCGCTCTCGAGAAGGACTATGAGGAAGTCGGCAGGGACTCTGCAGATGGGgatgaggaggtggaggagggagaagattATTAA